One window of the Capnocytophaga haemolytica genome contains the following:
- the gcvP gene encoding aminomethyl-transferring glycine dehydrogenase — protein MNTELFELRHIGAAEKDLPEMLRTIGAESLDALIDEIIPEHIRLRKPLDLPEGMSEYQLLNHIDTLAKKNKIFKSYIGLGYHEAITPSVIKRNIFENPGWYTAYTPYQAEIAQGRLEALLNFQTVIADLTGMEIANASLLDESTSVAEAMLMLFDLRSREQKKANVKRFFVSEEILPQTLLVLTTRAEPFGIEVVVGNHQTTSLDETYFGALVQYPATSGALFNYNDFINEAHSKQIKVVVAADLLSLVLLEAPANFGADVVVGSSQRFGIPLGYGGPHAGYFATRAEYKRSIPGRIIGITIDADNNRALRMALQTREQHIKREKATSNICTAQVLLAVMAGMYAVYHGPEGLRYIAHKVHQATFTLKIHLEQAGFTVVNNTFFDTVRVKANAAKVREVAEKQGINFYYPTSDTIAISLNETVGIDELNAILSVFSEAEHKKITPVGALIEGNAIPEELQRHSDFLTAEVFHRYHNETDMMRYIKSLERKDLSLNHSMISLGSCTMKLTAATEMLALSSAAWANIHPFVPREQAEGYHIMLTELEHDLATITGFAATSLQPNSGANGEYTGLMVIRSYHQSRGEGHRNVCLIPASAHGTNPASAVMAGMEVVVTATDAQGNIDVADFKEKAETHRDRLAAVMITYPSTHGVFESSITELVKIVHENGGQVYMDGANMNAQVGLTNPATIGADVCHLNLHKTFAIPHGGGGPGVGPICVAAHLKDFLPTNPIVSVGGKKSHIAVSEAPYGSAYVCLISYAYIKMLGGKGLADATCYAILNANYLKECLKAYYPILYTGEKGRAAHEMILDCRPFKEKGIEAIDIAKRLMDYGFHAPTVSFPVAGTLMVEPTESESKAQLDQFVEAMVAIRKEIDECSEADTNNVLKNAPHTQAMLTADEWHLPYSRQKAAFPLPYLSENKFWPAVRRVNDAHGDRNLVCTCAPIEAYMV, from the coding sequence ATGAACACAGAACTATTTGAATTACGCCACATCGGGGCTGCGGAAAAAGACCTCCCCGAAATGCTCCGCACTATCGGAGCCGAAAGCCTTGACGCGCTTATCGATGAAATTATCCCTGAGCACATACGCCTCAGGAAACCACTTGACCTCCCTGAGGGGATGAGCGAGTACCAATTGCTGAATCACATTGATACGCTCGCTAAGAAAAATAAAATCTTTAAGAGTTATATTGGGCTGGGTTACCACGAGGCAATCACCCCCTCGGTAATCAAGCGTAACATTTTTGAGAACCCAGGTTGGTACACCGCCTACACGCCTTACCAAGCTGAAATCGCACAAGGGCGCTTAGAGGCACTGCTCAACTTCCAAACGGTCATTGCTGACCTTACTGGAATGGAAATCGCCAACGCCTCTCTCTTGGACGAATCTACATCGGTTGCGGAAGCGATGCTGATGCTCTTTGACCTACGCTCACGCGAACAGAAGAAAGCCAATGTAAAGCGTTTTTTTGTTTCAGAAGAAATACTCCCTCAGACTTTATTAGTACTCACCACCCGCGCCGAGCCTTTTGGCATTGAGGTAGTGGTAGGCAATCACCAAACCACAAGCCTCGACGAGACTTACTTCGGTGCTTTGGTGCAATACCCTGCAACCAGTGGGGCGCTCTTCAACTACAACGACTTTATCAACGAGGCACATAGCAAGCAAATAAAAGTAGTAGTCGCTGCTGACCTGCTGAGCTTAGTACTCTTAGAGGCACCTGCAAACTTCGGTGCTGACGTGGTAGTAGGCAGCTCGCAGCGCTTTGGCATTCCACTGGGCTATGGAGGCCCACACGCAGGCTATTTTGCTACTCGGGCTGAGTATAAGCGTTCCATACCAGGGCGCATCATAGGGATCACCATCGATGCCGACAATAACCGCGCACTGCGTATGGCGTTACAAACACGTGAGCAGCATATCAAGCGCGAAAAAGCGACCTCCAACATCTGTACCGCTCAGGTGCTGCTAGCAGTGATGGCGGGTATGTACGCCGTATACCACGGTCCTGAGGGCTTGCGGTACATCGCTCACAAGGTACACCAAGCCACCTTTACCTTAAAGATCCACTTAGAGCAAGCAGGCTTTACGGTGGTGAATAACACATTCTTCGACACTGTCAGAGTAAAAGCCAACGCTGCCAAAGTGCGCGAAGTAGCTGAGAAACAAGGTATCAACTTCTATTATCCAACAAGCGATACCATAGCCATCTCACTAAACGAAACAGTGGGTATCGACGAGCTAAACGCTATTCTTAGCGTATTCTCAGAGGCTGAACACAAGAAGATCACCCCTGTGGGAGCGCTCATTGAAGGTAATGCCATCCCTGAGGAGTTACAACGCCACAGCGATTTTCTCACTGCTGAGGTGTTCCACCGTTACCATAACGAAACTGATATGATGCGCTACATTAAGAGCTTAGAGCGCAAAGACTTGTCGCTGAACCACTCAATGATATCGCTTGGCTCGTGCACGATGAAGCTCACTGCCGCTACCGAGATGCTCGCTTTGAGCAGTGCTGCTTGGGCGAATATCCACCCCTTTGTACCTCGTGAGCAAGCCGAGGGTTACCACATAATGCTTACAGAGTTAGAGCACGATCTGGCGACTATCACGGGCTTTGCAGCCACTTCTCTACAACCAAATTCAGGAGCTAATGGCGAATACACAGGTTTGATGGTGATCCGCTCATACCATCAGTCAAGGGGTGAGGGGCACCGCAATGTATGCCTGATACCTGCCTCAGCCCACGGCACCAATCCTGCCTCAGCAGTGATGGCTGGTATGGAAGTGGTGGTAACGGCTACCGACGCCCAAGGCAATATCGATGTAGCTGACTTCAAGGAAAAGGCGGAAACCCACCGCGACCGCTTGGCAGCAGTGATGATCACCTACCCTTCCACCCACGGCGTATTTGAGTCGTCAATCACTGAGCTGGTGAAGATCGTGCACGAAAACGGCGGCCAGGTGTATATGGACGGTGCTAATATGAATGCCCAAGTGGGGTTGACCAATCCTGCCACTATTGGTGCTGACGTGTGCCACCTGAACCTACACAAAACATTTGCTATTCCTCACGGCGGTGGAGGTCCTGGGGTAGGTCCTATCTGTGTGGCTGCCCACTTGAAGGATTTTCTACCTACCAACCCCATTGTGTCCGTAGGCGGAAAGAAGTCGCATATCGCTGTTTCTGAGGCTCCTTACGGAAGTGCTTACGTGTGCCTTATTTCCTATGCCTATATCAAGATGCTGGGTGGTAAAGGGCTCGCTGATGCAACGTGCTATGCAATCCTCAATGCTAACTACCTCAAAGAGTGTCTTAAGGCGTATTACCCAATACTCTATACAGGTGAAAAAGGTAGGGCAGCCCACGAGATGATCCTTGATTGTCGTCCATTTAAGGAGAAAGGCATTGAAGCTATCGACATCGCTAAGCGCCTAATGGACTACGGATTCCACGCACCCACCGTCTCTTTCCCCGTAGCAGGCACTCTGATGGTAGAGCCTACTGAAAGTGAGAGCAAGGCACAACTCGATCAGTTTGTCGAAGCGATGGTGGCTATCCGCAAAGAGATTGACGAATGCAGTGAGGCTGATACTAACAACGTGCTAAAGAATGCTCCTCATACACAGGCTATGCTCACCGCTGACGAGTGGCACCTGCCTTACAGTCGACAGAAAGCCGCTTTCCCCCTACCCTACCTCAGTGAGAATAAGTTTTGGCCTGCAGTGCGCCGCGTAAACGACGCCCACGGTGACAGGAACTTAGTCTGCACCTGCGCCCCTATTGAGGCGTATATGGTTTAA